Proteins encoded by one window of bacterium:
- a CDS encoding HAD hydrolase-like protein: protein MNHQKHLKYFFLFDIDGTLVRTGGAGKTSMEKTLYELFGLKNALDSIPMMGRTDPLIFKDAIENNGMEWTSEIENNLKDKYFNILRKEMEKPREGEMVCPGIDGLLKNLSERPDVFLGLLTGNYKESAYIKLNYFELGHYFTLGAFSDDSSNRNFLGAVAIKRFKKRFGFIVPSHHVYVIGDTPFDIECARPHDFKSVAVATGIHSYKELTKHNPDYAFMDLSNFNTFLKILA from the coding sequence GTGAATCATCAGAAACATTTAAAATATTTTTTTCTTTTTGACATTGACGGTACACTTGTTCGGACAGGCGGAGCAGGAAAAACTTCAATGGAAAAAACATTGTATGAGCTTTTCGGCCTGAAAAATGCTCTTGATTCGATACCGATGATGGGGAGGACAGACCCTTTAATTTTTAAAGATGCTATTGAAAATAATGGTATGGAATGGACCTCCGAAATTGAAAACAATTTAAAGGATAAGTATTTTAATATTTTAAGAAAAGAGATGGAAAAGCCAAGAGAGGGAGAAATGGTATGCCCCGGTATAGATGGCTTGCTTAAAAATTTATCAGAAAGGCCCGATGTATTTCTCGGGCTTCTGACAGGGAACTATAAAGAGAGCGCATACATAAAACTGAATTATTTTGAACTTGGGCATTATTTTACACTTGGGGCATTTTCCGATGATTCCAGTAATAGAAATTTTCTCGGTGCTGTTGCTATTAAGCGGTTTAAGAAAAGATTCGGGTTCATAGTTCCCAGCCATCATGTCTATGTTATAGGAGATACGCCATTTGATATTGAGTGTGCACGTCCCCATGATTTTAAAAGCGTTGCAGTTGCAACAGGAATACACTCATATAAAGAACTTACAAAGCATAATCCGGACTATGCCTTTATGGATTTGAGCAATTTTAATACTTTTCTTAAAATTTTAGCATAG